The following are from one region of the Corythoichthys intestinalis isolate RoL2023-P3 chromosome 17, ASM3026506v1, whole genome shotgun sequence genome:
- the LOC130905597 gene encoding astacin-like metalloendopeptidase isoform X1: MLLLLFAALFCCYFLRSGHCSPTLLRNQDVLVKAMEYIKENPETLAGLMDDEVAEGDMLLLSDRNAVDRRWPSIKIPYLIDYTLEYRRADIETALKMISLQTCLSFYQRSHEPDYIFFKSGFGCASYVGFVGGKQEVHVDTTCQVGNIVHEVLHALGFYHEHTRKDRYKYITIVHSNIMEGHQKNFRMQMGKTFDLPYDIPSIMHYGSNFFSANGQPTIVAKVKNNRMGQRVAMTPIDVQRVRLLYQCDRADGIEEPQGWKPVATPGHFSH, from the exons ATGTTGCTGCTGCTCTTTGCCGCACTTTTCTGCTGCTACTTCCTTCGATCAG GCCACTGCTCTCCTACGCTGCTTCGGAACCAAG ACGTGCTGGTCAAAGCGATGGAGTACATCAAGGAGAACCCAGAGACTCTCGCAG GCTTGATGGACGATGAGGTGGCGGAGGGCGACATGCTCCTTCTG AGTGATCGCAACGCGGTGGACAGACGTTGGCCTTCCATCAAGATCCCGTATCTGATCGACTACACGTTGG AATACCGCAGAGCTGACATCGAGACGGCGCTGAAGATGATCTCCTTGCAAACCTGCTTGTCCTTCTACCAGCGCAGCCATGAGCCAGACTACATCTTCTTCAAAAGCGGATTCGG GTGCGCGTCGTACGTGGGCTTTGTGGGGGGCAAGCAGGAAGTGCACGTGGACACCACCTGCCAGGTGGGCAACATCGTCCACGAGGTCCTCCACGCGCTGGGCTTTTACCACGAGCACACGCGGAAGGACCGCTACAAATACATCACCATAGTGCACAGCAACATCATGGAAG GGCATCAAAAGAACTTCAGGATGCAAATGGGAAAAACCTTTGATCTCCCGTACGACATTCCTTCCATCATGCACTACGGCAG CAATTTCTTTTCGGCCAACGGGCAGCCCACCATCGTGGCAAAAGTCAAGAACAACCGGATGGGCCAGCGTGTGGCCATGACACCCATCGACGTCCAAAGAGTTCGTCTGCTCTACCAATGCG ACCGAGCGGACGGTATCGAGGAGCCTCAGGGGTGGAAACCTGTGGCCACGCCCGGGCATTTCTCGCATTAG
- the LOC130905597 gene encoding astacin-like metalloendopeptidase isoform X2 produces MLLLLFAALFCCYFLRSGHCSPTLLRNQDVLVKAMEYIKENPETLAGLMDDEVAEGDMLLLSDRNAVDRRWPSIKIPYLIDYTLEYRRADIETALKMISLQTCLSFYQRSHEPDYIFFKSGFGCASYVGFVGGKQEVHVDTTCQVGNIVHEVLHALGFYHEHTRKDRYKYITIVHSNIMEGHQKNFRMQMGKTFDLPYDIPSIMHYGSPPSWQKSRTTGWASVWP; encoded by the exons ATGTTGCTGCTGCTCTTTGCCGCACTTTTCTGCTGCTACTTCCTTCGATCAG GCCACTGCTCTCCTACGCTGCTTCGGAACCAAG ACGTGCTGGTCAAAGCGATGGAGTACATCAAGGAGAACCCAGAGACTCTCGCAG GCTTGATGGACGATGAGGTGGCGGAGGGCGACATGCTCCTTCTG AGTGATCGCAACGCGGTGGACAGACGTTGGCCTTCCATCAAGATCCCGTATCTGATCGACTACACGTTGG AATACCGCAGAGCTGACATCGAGACGGCGCTGAAGATGATCTCCTTGCAAACCTGCTTGTCCTTCTACCAGCGCAGCCATGAGCCAGACTACATCTTCTTCAAAAGCGGATTCGG GTGCGCGTCGTACGTGGGCTTTGTGGGGGGCAAGCAGGAAGTGCACGTGGACACCACCTGCCAGGTGGGCAACATCGTCCACGAGGTCCTCCACGCGCTGGGCTTTTACCACGAGCACACGCGGAAGGACCGCTACAAATACATCACCATAGTGCACAGCAACATCATGGAAG GGCATCAAAAGAACTTCAGGATGCAAATGGGAAAAACCTTTGATCTCCCGTACGACATTCCTTCCATCATGCACTACGGCAG CCCACCATCGTGGCAAAAGTCAAGAACAACCGGATGGGCCAGCGTGTGGCCATGA